The proteins below are encoded in one region of Pseudomonas putida NBRC 14164:
- a CDS encoding osmoprotectant ABC transporter ATP-binding protein OsmV, which yields MIELKNLSKTFNVNGKDVKAVDAVSLTVNEGEICVFLGPSGCGKSTTLKMINRLITPTSGQVFINGEDTTGLDEVTLRRHIGYVIQQIGLFPNMTIEENITVVPRLLGWDKQKCHERARELMHMIKLEPKQYLQRYPRELSGGQQQRIGVIRALAADAPVLLMDEPFGAVDPINREMIQNEFFEMQRALNKTVIMVSHDIDEAIKLGDKIAIFRAGKLLQLDHPDTLLAHPADDFVSNFVGQDSTLKRLLLVRAEDAADNAPSVSPETPVSDALELLDEHDRRYVVVTDAQNKALGYVRRRDMHRQQGTCGDFLRPFNATASHDEHLRILLSRMYEFNRAWLPVLDAEQVFLGEVTQESIAAYLSSGRSRGAKTSIVSPAEAVVS from the coding sequence ATGATCGAACTGAAGAACCTCAGCAAAACCTTCAACGTCAACGGCAAGGACGTCAAAGCCGTCGACGCGGTAAGCCTCACTGTCAACGAAGGGGAAATCTGCGTGTTCCTCGGCCCCTCGGGCTGCGGCAAGAGCACCACGCTGAAAATGATCAACCGGCTGATCACGCCTACGTCGGGCCAGGTGTTCATCAATGGCGAGGACACCACCGGGCTGGACGAAGTCACCCTGCGCCGCCATATCGGCTATGTGATCCAGCAGATCGGCCTGTTCCCCAACATGACCATCGAAGAAAACATCACCGTGGTCCCGCGCCTGCTCGGCTGGGACAAGCAAAAGTGCCACGAGCGTGCTCGCGAGCTGATGCATATGATCAAGCTCGAACCCAAGCAGTACCTGCAGCGCTACCCGCGCGAGCTGTCCGGTGGCCAGCAGCAGCGCATCGGCGTGATCCGTGCCTTGGCGGCCGACGCGCCGGTATTGCTGATGGACGAGCCATTCGGCGCAGTCGACCCGATCAACCGCGAGATGATCCAGAACGAGTTCTTCGAGATGCAGCGGGCGCTGAACAAGACCGTGATCATGGTCAGCCACGACATCGACGAAGCGATCAAGCTGGGCGACAAGATTGCCATCTTCCGTGCCGGCAAACTGTTGCAGCTGGACCACCCGGACACGCTGCTGGCGCACCCGGCGGATGACTTTGTCAGCAACTTCGTTGGCCAGGACAGCACGCTCAAGCGCCTGCTGCTGGTGCGTGCCGAGGATGCAGCGGACAACGCGCCGTCGGTGAGCCCGGAGACGCCCGTGAGCGATGCACTGGAGCTGCTGGATGAGCACGACCGCCGCTACGTGGTGGTGACCGATGCACAGAACAAGGCACTGGGCTATGTACGCCGACGTGACATGCACCGCCAGCAAGGGACGTGTGGCGACTTCCTGCGGCCGTTCAATGCCACGGCCTCGCACGATGAGCATTTGCGCATCCTGCTGTCGCGCATGTACGAGTTCAACCGGGCGTGGTTGCCGGTGCTGGACGCCGAGCAGGTGTTTTTGGGCGAGGTGACGCAGGAGTCGATTGCGGCGTACCTGAGTTCGGGCAGATCGCGCGGGGCCAAGACCAGCATCGTCTCGCCAGCCGAAGCGGTGGTGTCCTAG